Proteins co-encoded in one Abyssibacter profundi genomic window:
- the ppa gene encoding inorganic diphosphatase, which produces MSFDSLGPGSKAPDEIFVVIEIAANAGPVKYEVDKDSGLLMVDRFMNVAMHYPANYGYVPGTLYDDGDPVDVLVLTPHPIVPGCAIKCRPVAVLGTEDESGLDAKILAVPTDKVSTKYYADMQDLDDVPVRLQNEIQHFFERYKDLEEGKWVKVTGWEGAAKAKAEITKSIEAYKKA; this is translated from the coding sequence ATGTCGTTTGACAGCTTGGGACCGGGCAGCAAGGCCCCGGACGAAATCTTTGTCGTGATCGAAATCGCCGCCAACGCCGGACCGGTGAAATATGAGGTGGACAAGGACAGCGGCCTGCTGATGGTCGACCGTTTCATGAACGTGGCGATGCACTATCCGGCGAACTACGGCTATGTCCCGGGCACGCTTTACGACGACGGCGACCCGGTGGATGTGCTGGTGCTCACGCCCCACCCCATCGTCCCCGGCTGCGCCATTAAGTGCCGCCCGGTGGCCGTACTGGGCACCGAAGATGAGTCTGGCCTGGATGCCAAGATTCTGGCCGTGCCGACCGACAAGGTGTCGACCAAGTACTACGCCGACATGCAGGATCTGGACGATGTGCCGGTGCGCCTGCAGAACGAGATCCAGCACTTCTTCGAGCGCTACAAAGACCTGGAAGAAGGCAAGTGGGTCAAGGTGACGGGCTGGGAAGGCGCCGCCAAGGCCAAGGCAGAAATCACCAAATCGATCGAAGCCTACAAGAAGGCCTAA
- the arsC gene encoding arsenate reductase (glutaredoxin) (This arsenate reductase requires both glutathione and glutaredoxin to convert arsenate to arsenite, after which the efflux transporter formed by ArsA and ArsB can extrude the arsenite from the cell, providing resistance.) has translation MPLTIYHNPRCSKSRQTLERIEAAGQSPTVIRYLETPPDVATLRALVQRLGVPVTDLIRFKEALAKELGLAAGDDRSADAWLALLAEHPRLLERPIVDDGERAVIGRPPENVDALL, from the coding sequence ATGCCGCTGACGATTTACCACAATCCCCGCTGTTCAAAGAGTCGCCAGACGCTGGAGCGCATCGAAGCCGCCGGGCAGTCACCGACGGTGATTCGGTACCTGGAGACCCCGCCGGACGTCGCGACGCTGCGTGCGCTGGTCCAGCGATTGGGCGTGCCTGTCACGGACCTGATTCGCTTCAAGGAGGCCTTGGCCAAGGAATTGGGCCTGGCGGCCGGCGACGACCGCAGTGCCGACGCGTGGCTGGCCCTGTTGGCCGAGCACCCCCGGCTACTGGAGCGACCGATTGTCGACGACGGCGAGCGCGCCGTGATCGGACGCCCGCCGGAAAACGTCGACGCGTTGCTGTAA
- the gloB gene encoding hydroxyacylglutathione hydrolase: MLQVHQFPCLSDNYGFLIRDEATGVVACVDTPDAHAIARQLDDLGWSLDMILNTHWHPDHVGGNQALKARFDCEIIGPAGERDRIPGLDRIVGEGDGVQVGESQAEVLHTPGHTLGHIVYHFVDQQLAFVGDTLFAMGCGRLFEGTAEQMWDSLSRLRQWPTETVIYCAHEYTQANARFALSVDGQNAALRRRAEEVDTRRAADEATVPTNLALECATNPFLRADDAGLQSALDMPGAPPASVFAELRRRKDVF, from the coding sequence ATGCTGCAAGTCCACCAGTTTCCTTGTCTGTCCGACAACTATGGATTTCTGATTCGGGATGAGGCGACCGGGGTCGTGGCCTGTGTAGATACGCCGGACGCTCATGCGATTGCTCGCCAGCTCGATGACCTAGGCTGGTCGCTGGATATGATTCTCAATACGCATTGGCACCCCGATCATGTGGGAGGGAATCAGGCGCTTAAAGCACGGTTCGACTGCGAGATCATCGGTCCTGCCGGCGAGCGTGACCGCATTCCGGGCCTGGACCGCATCGTGGGTGAGGGTGATGGCGTACAGGTTGGCGAGAGCCAGGCCGAAGTCCTGCACACGCCGGGACATACCCTGGGACACATCGTTTATCACTTCGTCGATCAGCAGCTGGCCTTCGTGGGCGACACCTTGTTCGCCATGGGCTGCGGGCGGCTGTTCGAAGGCACCGCGGAACAGATGTGGGATTCGCTCAGCCGGCTGCGGCAGTGGCCGACGGAGACCGTGATCTACTGCGCCCACGAATACACGCAGGCCAATGCAAGGTTTGCGCTGAGCGTCGATGGCCAGAACGCCGCATTGCGTCGTCGAGCCGAAGAGGTTGATACGCGCCGGGCTGCTGATGAGGCGACCGTGCCGACGAACCTGGCGCTGGAATGTGCCACCAATCCCTTCCTGCGCGCTGACGATGCCGGCTTGCAATCGGCGCTGGACATGCCCGGTGCGCCGCCGGCCAGCGTCTTTGCCGAACTGCGCCGACGCAAAGATGTGTTTTAG
- a CDS encoding sensor histidine kinase, whose product MTTMLRINGSAQGELLDQAVMEQWGLELPSSGHDAHFGAQGRGQPGAVLRYSARLGEQMQAQRLLRSSALEAGQVLIDTGRQVAATGERVAATLERVRAARRGFQAPDETVGLLPSVLAHDLKSPIVTLAGYMAYLRKHEHAQLSERGQSFLSTCGDLLRQMQDQISCLTKLAQTKQGPTATGPLQLSVILNDALSRVEQLLADEDAHVTVDELPSVRGDRAQLTTLFQNLIQNACKYVPPTRAPDIRISAEREGAWIRVRVRDNGIGVPPSMHLDIFRMGVRAHAEAGYEGTGLGLALCARIAQEHGGSIGVESDPELGDGSTFWVLLKSVAAPCSKDADKLGESAAGGV is encoded by the coding sequence ATGACGACAATGCTCAGGATCAACGGCTCGGCCCAGGGCGAGTTGCTTGATCAAGCGGTGATGGAGCAGTGGGGGCTCGAGCTTCCGAGTTCCGGTCATGACGCGCATTTCGGAGCACAAGGTCGCGGTCAGCCCGGCGCGGTGCTCCGGTACTCGGCTCGATTGGGTGAGCAGATGCAGGCGCAGCGGTTACTGCGCTCGAGCGCGCTGGAGGCGGGACAGGTGCTGATCGACACGGGGCGGCAAGTCGCGGCCACGGGTGAGCGGGTGGCGGCGACCCTGGAACGGGTTCGCGCGGCCAGGCGCGGGTTTCAAGCACCGGACGAGACGGTGGGGCTACTGCCATCGGTGTTGGCCCATGACCTGAAGTCGCCCATCGTGACGCTGGCGGGCTACATGGCCTATTTGCGGAAACACGAGCACGCGCAATTGAGTGAGCGGGGTCAATCCTTTCTATCGACCTGCGGGGATTTATTGCGGCAGATGCAGGATCAGATCAGTTGTCTGACCAAGTTGGCCCAGACCAAGCAGGGTCCCACGGCAACCGGCCCGTTGCAGTTGTCCGTGATCCTCAATGACGCGCTGAGCCGAGTGGAGCAGTTGCTGGCCGATGAGGACGCCCACGTGACGGTCGATGAACTCCCCAGCGTACGAGGCGATAGGGCGCAGCTCACAACGCTATTCCAGAATCTCATCCAGAACGCCTGCAAGTATGTCCCGCCGACCCGGGCTCCGGACATCAGAATTTCTGCCGAACGGGAAGGGGCGTGGATCCGGGTTCGAGTGCGTGACAACGGGATTGGCGTTCCCCCATCGATGCACCTTGATATTTTCCGCATGGGTGTGCGGGCGCATGCAGAGGCCGGTTACGAGGGCACCGGCCTGGGCTTGGCACTCTGCGCTCGAATTGCGCAGGAGCACGGTGGATCAATTGGCGTGGAGTCGGACCCGGAGCTGGGGGATGGATCGACATTCTGGGTGCTGCTCAAATCCGTCGCAGCGCCCTGTAGCAAAGACGCTGACAAGCTTGGCGAATCCGCTGCCGGCGGCGTCTGA
- a CDS encoding NAD(P)/FAD-dependent oxidoreductase: protein MPQSEPIAVQKHRVVIVGGGFGGLFAAQALGRSGYDVTLLDKRNFHLFQPLLYQVATGTLTVGDISTQQRVVLRKYANVRTLLGTVYDIDVDRQIVYYEGGEAPYDTLIAATGVKHQYFGNDHWREHAPGLKTVEHALEMRHRLFRAFEEAEKTSDPALRRQLLTFVIVGGGPTGVELAGALGDLTQRVMVGNFRQIDPRDARVILVEGADNILPPYDNSLRDAAKRMLEELNVEVRTQAMADDITAEAVRLRHKNGETETIETRNVLWAAGVTLSQFGRTLAARTQGETDPRGRLVVDEQLRMPSHPNIHVIGDLACAPDGKGGSLPGLAPVAMQQGRYVAKLLKRQAKGKPPKPFKYLDKGSMAIIARYRCVGEIFGWKVKGAFAWLVWSLVHIASLIEPDQRMTVTIQWLSRFFGTSADRLITGNPPKTADIQAKHQVKLPSSK, encoded by the coding sequence ATGCCGCAATCCGAACCCATTGCAGTCCAGAAACACCGTGTCGTCATTGTGGGAGGAGGATTCGGGGGTCTATTCGCCGCGCAGGCTTTGGGCCGCAGCGGCTACGACGTCACGCTGCTGGACAAGCGTAATTTTCACCTGTTCCAGCCCCTGCTGTACCAGGTCGCTACCGGCACGCTCACGGTCGGGGACATCTCGACACAGCAACGTGTGGTCCTGCGCAAGTACGCCAATGTTCGTACGTTGCTGGGCACGGTTTATGACATCGATGTCGACCGGCAGATCGTGTACTACGAGGGAGGCGAGGCCCCCTACGACACGCTAATCGCCGCCACCGGCGTCAAACACCAGTACTTCGGCAATGACCACTGGCGTGAACACGCCCCCGGCCTCAAGACGGTGGAACACGCCCTGGAAATGCGCCACCGGCTGTTCCGCGCCTTCGAGGAAGCGGAGAAAACCAGCGATCCGGCGTTGCGCCGACAGCTGCTGACCTTTGTCATCGTTGGCGGCGGACCCACCGGCGTGGAGTTGGCCGGGGCGCTGGGCGATCTGACCCAGCGGGTGATGGTCGGCAATTTCCGCCAGATTGATCCGCGTGACGCCCGCGTGATTCTGGTCGAGGGCGCGGACAACATCCTGCCGCCATACGACAACAGTTTGCGCGATGCCGCCAAACGCATGCTCGAAGAGCTGAACGTCGAGGTCCGGACACAGGCCATGGCCGACGACATCACGGCCGAGGCCGTCAGGCTCAGGCACAAGAATGGCGAGACCGAAACCATCGAGACCCGCAATGTCCTGTGGGCGGCGGGGGTCACGCTGTCGCAGTTCGGCCGCACGCTGGCCGCACGCACACAAGGTGAAACCGACCCGCGCGGCCGCCTGGTGGTGGACGAACAGCTACGGATGCCGTCGCATCCCAATATTCACGTGATTGGTGATCTGGCCTGCGCGCCGGATGGCAAGGGCGGCTCGCTCCCCGGCCTGGCGCCTGTGGCCATGCAGCAAGGCCGCTACGTGGCCAAGCTGCTCAAGCGGCAAGCCAAGGGCAAGCCACCGAAACCCTTCAAGTATCTGGACAAGGGTTCGATGGCGATTATTGCCCGCTACCGCTGTGTCGGCGAGATCTTCGGCTGGAAGGTCAAGGGCGCGTTTGCCTGGCTGGTTTGGTCGCTGGTGCATATCGCGTCGCTTATCGAGCCCGATCAGCGCATGACCGTCACGATTCAGTGGCTGTCACGCTTCTTCGGCACCTCGGCCGACCGCCTGATTACCGGCAATCCCCCCAAGACCGCAGACATCCAGGCCAAGCACCAGGTGAAGCTGCCGTCTAGCAAATAG
- a CDS encoding sensor histidine kinase, translated as MTDISMLERKLQRERAARQQAEALLEAKAQELQARNKELRRSNEELERFAYAASHDLRAPLRTIAGFSDLIRRKEMDGMSASGREYLDLIREAISQMDRLIDDLLEFSRANRVKMAFSAVDLNAVVADARDALRALVQQHHAVIRVEPLPAVAGHAGLLTRLFQNLISNACKFSQPDQPPEVRIEAAEDAGRVRIDVRDNGIGIAPQYQDEIFQMFARLHSPDEYPGTGIGLALCARIVERHGGAMDVVSAEGAGATFRVWLPSAESGPETVSGRA; from the coding sequence ATGACTGACATCAGCATGCTGGAGCGCAAGCTCCAACGTGAGCGCGCCGCCCGCCAGCAAGCCGAAGCGCTGCTGGAGGCCAAGGCGCAGGAGCTGCAGGCACGGAACAAGGAGCTGCGGCGTTCCAACGAGGAACTGGAGCGGTTTGCCTACGCGGCCTCGCATGATCTGCGGGCACCGCTGCGGACCATCGCGGGCTTCTCGGACCTGATTCGCCGCAAGGAGATGGACGGTATGTCGGCTTCCGGGCGCGAATACCTGGACCTGATCCGGGAGGCGATCTCGCAGATGGACCGCCTGATCGATGACCTGCTGGAGTTCTCGCGGGCCAACCGCGTGAAGATGGCGTTCTCGGCAGTCGACCTCAATGCCGTCGTCGCCGATGCCCGCGATGCGCTTCGGGCGCTGGTCCAGCAGCACCACGCCGTGATTCGGGTCGAGCCGCTGCCGGCGGTGGCCGGTCATGCCGGTCTGCTAACCCGGCTATTCCAGAATCTGATCAGCAATGCCTGCAAATTTTCGCAGCCTGACCAGCCGCCGGAGGTGCGTATCGAGGCGGCGGAAGACGCAGGGCGGGTGCGGATCGATGTGCGCGACAACGGTATCGGTATCGCGCCGCAGTATCAGGACGAGATTTTCCAGATGTTCGCCCGGCTGCACAGCCCGGATGAGTACCCCGGCACGGGGATCGGCCTGGCGCTTTGTGCGCGGATCGTCGAGCGCCATGGGGGCGCGATGGACGTGGTCTCTGCGGAAGGGGCTGGTGCCACCTTTCGAGTCTGGCTGCCCTCGGCTGAATCCGGCCCGGAGACGGTGAGCGGCAGGGCTTAG